Below is a genomic region from Pseudarthrobacter sulfonivorans.
CGCATCCAGGTTGTTGAAGGAAACGAAGGCTACGACGTTTCCAAGCTGCTCAAGCAGACGGGCGCAGTCACCTTTGACCCCGGCTTCATGAACACCGCAGCAACCACGTCCGCTATCACCTACATCGACGGTGATGCGGGCATCCTGCGTTACCGCGGGTACCCCATCGAGCAGCTGGCACAGCACTCCAGCTTTCTTGAGGTGTCCTACCTGCTGATCTACGGCAACCTGCCGACCCCCACGGAACTGGAAGAGTTCGACCAGAAGATCCGCCGCCACACCCTCCTGCACGAAGAGCTCAAGGGCTTCTTCAGCGGCTTCCCGCGCGACGCGCACCCGATGCCCGTGCTGTCCTCGGCTGTTTCGGCGCTGTCCACCTTCTACCAGGACTCCCTGGACCCGTTCAACGCCGAGCAGGTGGAGGTCTCCACCATCCGCCTGATGGCCAAGATGCCGGTCATCGCCGCCTACGCGCACAAGAAGTCCATTGGCCAGCCGATGCTGTACCCGGACAACTCCCACAACCTCGTGGAGAACTTCATGCGCCTGAGCTTCGGCCTCCCCGCCGAACAGTATGAGGTTGACCCGGTCATCGCCAAGGCACTGGATCTCCTCCTGATCCTGCACGCGGACCACGAGCAGAACTGCTCCACGTCCACCGTGCGCCTGGTTGGCTCCTCCAACGCCAACCTCTTCGCCTCGGTGTCAGCCGGCATCAACGCCCTCTTCGGTCCCGCCCACGGCGGCGCCAACGAGGCAGTGCTGAAGATGCTCCGCCAGATCCAGGCCGACGGCACCAAGCCCGAGGACTACATGGAGAAGGTCAAGAACAAGGAAGACGGCGTCCGCCTCATGGGCTTCGGACACCGCGTCTACAAGAACTACGATCCGCGCGCCAAGATCGTCAAGGCCACGGCCCACGAGATCCTGAGCAAGCTCGGCGGCAACGACGAGCTGCTCGAGATCGCCATGCGCCTGGAAGAGAAGGCGCTGAACGATGACTACTTCATCCAGCGCAAGCTCTACCCGAACGTGGACTTCTACACCGGCCTGATCTACAAGGCCATGGGCTTCCCGGAGAAGATGTTCACCGTGCTGTTCGCGATCGGCCGCCTGCCGGGCTGGATCGCCCAGTGGCGTGAAATGATCAGCGACCCGAACACCAAGATCGGCCGCCCGCGCCAGCTGTACATCGGTGAGCCCGAGCGCGACTACCCGGTCCGCTAGTCCGGACTTAACTGAATTACGACGGCGGCCGGTCACCTTCTCCACGAAGGTGGCCGGCCGCCGTCGTTCATCACCAGCAAAGCAACGCGGGGTCACTTAACGCCCAAAAAGGGGTCCCGAAGGGGCGTTAAGTGACCCTCCCCGCCCGCACCCTATCCTCGCAAGCTCGGCCAGGGAACCCTGCGGGCGTGGGCCCACGTTGCTGTTTAGACGGAGTAACCCAGGGGGTTGTTCTTCTGCCAGCGCCAGTGGTCCTCGCACATCTGGTCCACGGTCTTGGTGGTGGACCAGCTCAGGTCGGCCAGGGCGGAGGTGGCGTCGGCCCAGAAGGCCGGGAGGTCGCCGGCGCGGCGTCCGGTGATCTCGTAGGGGATGGGCTGGCCCACGGCCTTCTCGAAGGACCGCAGGACCTCCAGCACGGAGGAGCCCTTCCCGGAGCCAAGGTTCCAGCGGTAGACGCCGGAGCGGTCCGCGACGTGGTTGAGGGCTGCCACGTGGCCTTCGGCGAGATCGACGACGTGGATGTAGTCCCGCAGGCAGGTGCCGTCAGGGGTGTCGTAGTCCCCGCCGAACACCATGAGCTTGTCGCGGCGTCCCACGGCCACCTGGGCTATGAACGGCACGAGGTTGTTGGGGATGCCTTGGGGGTCCTCGCCGATGCGGCCTGACGGATGTGCGCCCACCGGGTTGAAGTAGCGCAGCAGGGCAATGTGCCAACGGCCGTCAGCGGCGCCCAGGTCCGCGAGGATGTCCTCGATCTGCTCCTTGGTGCGGCCGTACGGGTTGTTGGCGCCGATCTCCATCTTCTCCACGTACGGGATGGGATTGTGTTCGCCGTACACCGTGGCGGAGGAGCTGAACACGATGGAGCGGACATCGTGGCGGTCCATCACCCGGATCAGGTTCAGCGTGCCCACAAGGTTGTTGTAGTAGTACTTGAGCGGCTCGCGGACCGACTCACCCACTGCCTTGAGCCCGGCAAAGTGGATCACGGCGTCGATCGTGTGGGCGGCAAAGACGCCTTCCACTGCGGCTTCGTCCACCAGGTCCACGTTGTGGAATTCCGCGGTCTTGCCGCTGAGTTCGGCCACCCGGCGCAGTGCCTCCTCGCTGGAGTTCACCAGGTTATCGATCACCACCACATCATGGCCGGCTTCCTGCAGGGACAAGACTGTGTGCGACCCGATGTACCCGGTGCCGCCTGTGACCAGAATTTTCATGCCCCCACGCTATCCCAATTCCGCGGATGTGTTGATTTAAGCACAGGTGTGCTAAATAATAGGAGTGCCCAAAATTGTAGATGCCGAAGCCCGGCGCGCAGAAATCGTTGAAGCGGTCTTCAGGATCATCGCCGTCGACGGTCTTGAGCGGGCGTCACTGCGGGAGGTGGCGGACGAAGCAGGCCTTGCCGTTGGCTCCGTCCGGCACTACTTCGCCGGCAGTGACGAACTGCTCAGCCATTCCTTTGCCGCCGTTGTGGACCGGATCACGGGCCGGCTCACCGCGGCATTGCCGGCGATGGCCGCCAGCGAACCCGGGACCGGCCCGCATCGTGAGGCGGTTTTAACCCTGCTGGGTGAATTTCTGCCGCTCGACGAGGAACGGGCCGTGGACGCCTGCGTGTGGATGGCCTTCAAGAACGCGGCCAGGATCCGTCCCTTCCTCGCGGCCGAGGCTGATCGGAGCCACCGGGAGGTGGCTGCCGTCGTCGGGCAGGTCATCACCGCCCTGGTACCGGACGACGGCGACGGGCAGCAGTCGCTGGCGGTCGAGGCGGAGAGGCTGCTGGCTACGCTGGACGGGCTGTGCATGCACGCCCTCCTTCAGCCCGCCTGGATGAC
It encodes:
- a CDS encoding citrate synthase; amino-acid sequence: MTETNSATLHHAGGELKLPRIQVVEGNEGYDVSKLLKQTGAVTFDPGFMNTAATTSAITYIDGDAGILRYRGYPIEQLAQHSSFLEVSYLLIYGNLPTPTELEEFDQKIRRHTLLHEELKGFFSGFPRDAHPMPVLSSAVSALSTFYQDSLDPFNAEQVEVSTIRLMAKMPVIAAYAHKKSIGQPMLYPDNSHNLVENFMRLSFGLPAEQYEVDPVIAKALDLLLILHADHEQNCSTSTVRLVGSSNANLFASVSAGINALFGPAHGGANEAVLKMLRQIQADGTKPEDYMEKVKNKEDGVRLMGFGHRVYKNYDPRAKIVKATAHEILSKLGGNDELLEIAMRLEEKALNDDYFIQRKLYPNVDFYTGLIYKAMGFPEKMFTVLFAIGRLPGWIAQWREMISDPNTKIGRPRQLYIGEPERDYPVR
- the galE gene encoding UDP-glucose 4-epimerase GalE, translated to MKILVTGGTGYIGSHTVLSLQEAGHDVVVIDNLVNSSEEALRRVAELSGKTAEFHNVDLVDEAAVEGVFAAHTIDAVIHFAGLKAVGESVREPLKYYYNNLVGTLNLIRVMDRHDVRSIVFSSSATVYGEHNPIPYVEKMEIGANNPYGRTKEQIEDILADLGAADGRWHIALLRYFNPVGAHPSGRIGEDPQGIPNNLVPFIAQVAVGRRDKLMVFGGDYDTPDGTCLRDYIHVVDLAEGHVAALNHVADRSGVYRWNLGSGKGSSVLEVLRSFEKAVGQPIPYEITGRRAGDLPAFWADATSALADLSWSTTKTVDQMCEDHWRWQKNNPLGYSV
- a CDS encoding TetR/AcrR family transcriptional regulator; translation: MPKIVDAEARRAEIVEAVFRIIAVDGLERASLREVADEAGLAVGSVRHYFAGSDELLSHSFAAVVDRITGRLTAALPAMAASEPGTGPHREAVLTLLGEFLPLDEERAVDACVWMAFKNAARIRPFLAAEADRSHREVAAVVGQVITALVPDDGDGQQSLAVEAERLLATLDGLCMHALLQPAWMTAQMCHDVLDRHLKSLAA